The segment CGGCCGCCGCCCCTCCTCCGGGAACCGCGCCTTGCGCAGCCCGGACGCGGCCGGCTCGCCCGCGACTCCGTTCACCAGGACCCGTACGAGCGCGAACGCCAGCAGTAGGGCCCGCAGCGGCCGTCCCGACAGCCCCGCCAGCCGCCACAACGCGGCCTCGCCGCCCCGCAGCAGCCAGCCGGCGACGAGGGCGGCCAGCAGGTGGCCCAGGACCATCGAGAGCGAGTACGACGCCATGGCCTCGGCGGCGGCGTGGCTTCCCGTGCGCATCCCCGTCATGCCCGACGACACGTGCGAGGGGTCGAGCCCGGCCTCGCGTACGACCCGTTCCGCCGCCTCCGGCGTGAGGCGCGCCGTGGGGTCGTTGCACAGCAGCCGCCCGGCGATCTCCATCAGCCCCGAGCCGCGGGCCGACACGGGCCGCGCGCAGATCTCCCCGGCGTTGAACATCGTGTGCAGCGCCAGCTGCCCGACCGCCAGCCCCGCCGCGATCCCGGGCAGCGACCGCTCCCGACCCGCCAGCGGCGCCGCGACCGCGAACACCGCCAGCAAGCCGCCCAGCAACGACCACGTGCCCACCGCGTGCCCCGCCGCGAGCGCGTGCGCGGTCGCGGACAGCGCGACGCAGACCGCGGTGAACACCGCGGCCCGAAGCAGTCTCATATCGGCGCCGGCACGACGCACTGAGCAAGCGGGGAGGGCCATGACGGTCGTCATCCTCTCACCGCCGCGGCACCCTGTGTACGGCAGGTCCTGGCTTGCGATATGGTGCGCGGCGCGCGCTCGGCGTCCCTTTTACACCCGTGCGCCGGGGTCCGGCATCCGCCGAATGAGCGGTATCACGTCAACAACGCGATTGCGCCCGGCTCTTCGCGGCAATACGTAGGGGTATGTCGAGCCGCAGCCAGGAGGCTGGAGCATGAGCATCTGGTGGTCCCTCCATTTGCGGCGCGAGGCTGCGAGCGTGCCGCTCGCCCGAAGGCTTCTCCTTGGGACAATGGAGACAGCCGGGGTCGATCCGGACATCTCCTATGACCTCTCCGTCGCTCTTTCCGAAGCATGCGCCAACGCCGTCGAACACGCCGCCGAAGGCGAGTACAGCGTCACCGCCCGCATCGACGGTGACCGCTGCCGCATCGAGGTCGCCGACTCCGGCCCCGGCTTCACCCACGGCGCGTACGGCGCAGCCCACGCCATCCCCCCGTACGGCGGCGCGCGACGCGTGCGTCCGCTCTCCAAGAAGGACCACACCGCCGAACACGGCCGTGGCCTCTTCCTCATCGAGGCGCTCGTCGACCACGTCCACTTCCACAACCGGCCGGGCCACGGTGCGGTCGTCAGCTTCGACAAGATCCTGAAGTGGCGGGACGACTCCCTGCTCAAGGCGTCGTGAGCCGGTCCCGCCACCTCTTATCTCACCTCGCCTCTACTCGGTCATGCCGATGCGTGACTTGACGGCCTTCATGTCCACGCTCAGGTCGGAGATCCGTTCGCTCATCGCCCCCACGAGCTCGTACACGGAGTCGAGCCGAAGCTCCACCCCGTCCAGACGGGTCGAGATCGCGTCGACGCGAGTCGAGATCCTGGAGAGCACCGGGCCGAGCTCCATCAGGCTGGAGCCGACCCTGTGAAGGTGCGCCTCCACGTTGTCCTGGCGGGCCTCCATGGCGGAGAAGCGTTCGCCGATCGGGCCGGCGAGGATTCGCTCCCCGATCCTGACGGCGGCGTCGGCCCAGAGCTGTTCCATCGACACGTAGCCCGCGGGCGCGACGGTCTGCCGGCGCGTCGCCTCCTCCGCGTCCAGGAGGTACGTGCGGACGCGCCGGGCGGTGTCGCTGTCGCGCAGGAGCATCGCGACGTTGAGGACAGTGCGACGGGTGAAGAGCATCAGTTGAGCTCGGCCCTGTGGATAACTTGAGTTTGAAGTGGACAGGTTGTCCACTTCAAAGCGCCGCAGGTCAGAGCCCCGGAGTGTCCGCAGGCCGTTCTCCGTGAGCTCGGCCGTATGGCGCTGCCGAAGCTTGTGGATAACGTCCTTGTGGACAGCGAAGTAGTCGGCGACGCCCTGCGTCGTCACGTGCAAACCGTCCGGCAGCAGCGCGAGCGCCTTCACCTTGTCGAGTACCTCGGTGCGCCCTACGACGCTGTCGCGCAGCGCGCGCGACTCGATCAGTGCGGTTTCCGGTGGCATTCGTATGCCTTCCCGTGTGGATTCGGTCGGTGGTGTGCCCGTATCCAGGGCTCAGGAGCGGGGGCTGCTCATCCGTCCACGTACTCGCCGACCGGTGCTGTCCACAGGCCACCGGCAATCCGCCACTTCACACACCCTCGACGCCTCGAACTCCAGTTGCCCCCACGCATACGGGACAACGAGCCGATTTACGTACAGTCACGGCCGGTAGACGCATGCAGGGAACACAGGAGCGGGTGGCCGGCCGCCGAATCCGGCGGCCAACCACCCGCTCCTGGCGGTCCGGTTGGTCGGGTCAGGCCTTCAGACCCGCCATCCAGGCCTCGATGTCCTCGGAGCGCCTGGGCAGTCCGGCGCTGAGGTTCCGGTTGCCGTCGGCCGTCACGAGGATGTCGTCCTCGATGCGCACGCCGATGCCGCGGTACTCCTCCGGGACGGTGAGGTCGTCGGACTGGAAGTACAGGCCGGGTTCGACGGTGAGCACCATGCCGGGCTCAAGGGTGCCGTCGACGTAGGTTTCGGTGCGCGCGGCGGCGCAGTCGTGGACGTCGAGGCCGAGCATGTGGCCGGTGCCGTGGAGGGTCCAGCGGCGCTGCAGGGCCAGTTCGAGGACGCGCTCGACGGGGCCGTCGAGCAGGCCCCATTCGACGAGCTTCTCCGCCAGTACGCGCTGGGCGGCGTCGTGGAAGTCGCGGTAGGCGGCACCGGGCTTCACGGCGTCGATGCCGGCCTGCTGGGACTCGTGGACGGCGTCGTAGATCTTGCGCTGGATGTCGGTGAAGCGGCCGTTGATGGGCAGCGTGCGCGTGACGTCCGCGGTGTAGAGGGTGTGGGTCTCCACGCCGGCGTCCAGGAGCAGCAGTTCGCCCGCTCGCACCGGGCCGTCGTTGCGCACCCAGTGCAGTGTGGTGGCGTGCGGGCCGGCGGCGCAGATGGAGCCGTAGCCGATGTCGTTGCCCTCGATGCGCGCGCGGAGGAAGAAGGTGCCCTCGATGTAGCGCTCGGAGGTGGCCTCGGCCTTGTCCAGCACGCGCACGACGTCTTCGAAGCCGCGGACGGTGGAGTCGACGGCCTTCTGGAGCTCGCCGACCTCCCAGTCGTCCTTGACCAGGCGCAGCTCGGAGAGGAACTCCTTCAGCTCGGCGTCGCGCTCGGCGGTCACCTTGTCGTGCAGGGCCGCTTCGACCCCGGCGTCGTGGCCGCGTACGACCCGCACCGCGCCGGACTTCTCGCGCAGCTCGTCGGCCGCCTTGCGCACGTCGCGGCAGGGCAGCCCGAGGAGCCGCTCGCCCTCGGCGAGGCTGTTGCGGCGGCCGGTCCACAGCTCGCCCTGGCCGTCGAGCCAGAACTCGCCGTTCTCGCGGGAGGAGCGGGGGAGCAGATAGGCGGTGGCGTCGTGACCGCCGTCGGCCCGCGGCTCCAGGACCAGGACGGCGTCCTGGGTCCGGTCGCCGGTGAGGTGGGCGTATTCGGTGGACGGGCGGAACGCGTACTCGGTGTCGTTGGCGCGCGTCTTGAGGTTGCCGGCCGGGATGACCAGCCGCTCCCCCGGGAAGCGCGCGGACAGTGCGGCCCGCCGCTTGGCGGCGTACGGGGCCTGCTCGACGGGCTGCAGGTCGTGCAGCTCGGTGTCGGCCCAGCCCGACTTCATTACTTCGGCGAGCTCGTCGGAGACGGCCGGGTAGAGGCCGTTCTTCCGCTTCTTGATGGGCTCGTCGCCCTCCGGGTTCTCCGGGGCGCGCTCCTCGGCCACGTGGTGCCTCCTCGCGATAGACCAGCACCCATCGTACGTAAGTACTTCTGGGCTGTGCCCGGCCTATTCGAAGCGCGCTGCCAGCAGGACGACGTCCTCCGGGCTGTCCGCCTCGTCCAGCCCGTCCGGCAGTACGGTGCGCAGGATGTGGTCGACCAGCACGGCCGGGTCGTCCAGGGCGGGGCGGGGCGCGGCGTTGGCGGCGGCGTGCAGGCGGGCGAGGGCGCGGTCCATGGGCTCGCCGGTGCGGTGCAGGAGGCCGTCGGTGTAGAGGAGCAGGGTCTCGCCGGCGCGGGCCTCGAATTCGGCACTGGGTGCCTCCCAGCAGGAGAGCATGCCCAGTGGCGCGGACAGCGAGGTCTCCAGGAATTCCACCCGCCTGGCGCCCACGACGAGCGGCGGGCAGTGCCCGGCGCCGGCCAGCAGGATCTTGCGCAGCTCGGGCTCGGCATACCCGAACAGCGCGGTGGCGGACCGGGCCGGCTCGGTGAGCCGCAGCAGCAGCTCCAGGTCGGACAGGACCGCGACCGGGTCCTCGCCCTCCATCACGGCGTACGCCCGCAGGGATGCCCGCAGCCGTCCCATCGCCGCGACCGCGCTGGGCCCGGAGCCGGTGACGCCGCCGACCGCCAGTCCCAGCGCGCCCTCGGGCAGCGGCAGGGCGTCGTACCAGTCGCCGCCGCCGCGCGGCCCGGTGCGGTGCCGCACCGCGAGGCGCACCCCGGGCACCCGGGGGAGCCGGGCGGGCAGCAGCTCGTCACGGAGCGTGGCCACGGTGGTACGGGCCCGGGTCAGCTCGACCAGGCGGGCGAGGTGCGCGGTGGCGTGCCGGCAGTACAGGCTCGCGAGGTGGCGCTGGCGCTCGACGGGCTGGGCGGGCTCGTCGTAGAACCAGACGGCGGAGCCCAGCGGTTCGCCGGCTCCGGCGGTCAGCGGGAGCGAGTAGCTGGCGCCGAAGCCCAGGTGGGCGGCTACTTCGCGGTGACGGGGGTCGAGTCCGGACTCGTGCAGCAGGTCGGCGTGGATGACCTCGCCGGCCGGTTCCGGCGCCCCTTGCGCGGTCCCTTCGCCGGCTTGCGCGAGTGCCCCCGCGGGCGGGACCGGAACCGTCTCGATCGTGCCCAGGTCGGCCCGCCCCAGGCCGAGCCCGACGGAGCTGTCCGGGCCGAGCCCGTCGGCCGGTTCCAGCACCACCAGTCCCCGGCGGGCGCCGAGCAGGGTGCCGCCGGCGCGCAGGAGTTCACGCAGAGCGTCGTCGAGATTGTTGGTTTGCGTGAGCCGTTCGGTGAGCTCGTGGAGCATCGTGAGGTCGGAAATCCAGCAGGCCAACCGGTCCTGGACGGCGGCCAGTTGGTCGACGGGCCGGAAGTCACCATGGTGGGTTTGCTGTTCGGGTGTGGGCGCGACGGGAGCGGGAGTGTGCGCCGATGTCGGAATCAGTGGGTCGATTCCGGCCACTTTTGGCAGGTGTGCGGCCGTCATGGCTGCCGGCTTTCACGATCTTTGTCGCGGCGGGCGCCGGGCTCCGCAGAGCAGCGCATTTCTGTCAATAGCATCGCAAACCCCCTGGTCATGCTGCGCCGCTATCAATGGATTCACTTGTACCGCCTCGTTGAGGCCATGTCCAGGATTGCCCAGGTAGATGGGCTGGTGTCGGGGTGGCGGTATAACCTGAGTCACTCCCTGTACCTTGGCTGAAAAAGGACACCCAGTGCCACGGTTCGGGGTCGACTGAGGGGGTTCGACAGCGCGTCATATCCATGTCAGTGGGTACGTACGAGGTGAGAGCAGGCGGCCAGGAACCTGGCGCCCGGCTCAAGCGTCCTAAACGACGCGGGCCGCTTTCTCACCCACGGCGGGTGGTTCGCACAGCCCAACGGGATTACACAGAGCAAGCGCAAGTGCCAGATGCAAGGCAAGCGCCATGCGCGCGCCACCCCCCGCCATGTTCCACGCTCGGCTTGAGACGTGATGCGCTGCCTCGTAAGCGGTGTGCTCCAGGTTACGTTGTGTAATGGGCAGATCCTTGGCTCCCTGAGTTCCCTGAGCTCCCTTAGCGCTGACGGAAAGGACGAGCACAAAATGCGCGAGATCCTCGGAAAGCGGCGCAAGGGCGGCACGGAGTTGCTGCGGGCTGCCCTCACATGCGCCGAGCAGTGGCAATGGCCGGTTGTGCCCGGTGCCGGGTACGACCCCGATGGCGGCCGGCGCAATCCGGCGGAGCGCGACTGCGCCTGTCTGCGCCCCGACTGTCCGGTGCCGGGGGTGCATCCGCACGATCCCGGCCTGCTCGCGGCGACCCACGATCCACGCATGGTGCGCTGGTGGTGGAGTTCGCGCCCCGATATGCCCCTGGTGCTTGCCACCGGCGGCCCGGTCTCGGCCGTGAGCCTGCCATTGGCCGCCGGTACCAGGGCCCTTGAGGTCTTCGACAAGCTCGGGGTCCGGGTCGGCCCCGTGGTGGCCACCCCCACCCGCATCGCGCTGCTGGTGGCCCCGTACGCGCTGGAGGAGCTCGGCGAACTCCTCGACCGGCAGGAGTGGGTGCCGACCTCGCTGCGCTATCACGGCCAGGGCGGATACGTCGTGCTGCCGCCCTCGCCCGTCGGGGCCGGGAAGGCCCGCTGGGTCCGGGCGCCGATGGTGGACGCGGGAGCGCGGGCGCCGTGGCTGCCCGGCGTCGCGGTCGTCATCAACACCCTGGTGCAGGCGGGCACGACGGAACCGGACGGCACCCGGCTCACGTACTGAGGGCCCATCACCCCCGGGTTGTTCACTCTTTCGGGTTGGGTCAGGGGGCTGTTGTCCGGCGAATGGCGCGCGGTCCCCTGATCGGCCCTTGCGCTGCCGCTATGTTCGGCGCATGAGCCGGATGGAGCCCGCGTCGAATCTGCGCCTGATCGCCCTCGCGAGCGTCGTCGCGCTCATCGCGCTGGTGCCCCTGGCCGCCGCGACCGCCGGGCCCCCGAGCGCCAAGGACCGCGGCCTGCTGGACGCGTTGCCGGTGCTCGGCACCTCCGACGACTCCCACGCCGCCAATGACGCCGATGACGCCGAGCCCGAAGACACCCGGCAGACCGCCTTGTGCGGCCCCCGCCTCGCCTCGCCCGAGGGCCTGCGCGCGCAGACCTGCACCATCAGCGAGGACGGCGACACCTGGGCGCGTACGTACTTCCGCAACGCGACCGGCGAAGCGCTCAGTGGCGTACTCACACTGATGCGGCCCGACGGGCGGACGGTGCAGGTGGACTGCCCCATCGGGGCGGACGAGCGGACCGGGAGCTGCGAGACGCCGCGCGAGCGGACCATTGCGGACCGGAGCTACGCGGCGGTGGCGGAGATCGCGAAGATCGCCAGGTCCGGAGCCGGGGCCGGTACCGGGGAGAATGCGGAACAGCTGCTGCTGCGCGCCGGATCCGGCACGAAACTCACGCAGCCGGAAAATTGAACGTCCGGTCGCTGGCGACGGGGGATGCACCAGCGACCGGACTGTTCAAACGGTAACAAGATTTCTCTCGTACGCAAATTCGTACGACCAGGTCCAGCCAGCCCAACTCCCCGCCATGGCCCGTGATTACCGGTCCGTAGCGGGAAGTGTGACCAGGATCACTTCTCGTGGTGCGTCAGCTGAGTGTGATCTGGCGGTTGGTGAAGCCGCTGCGCGCCCGCCGCTCGTCGGCCGTCAGCGGTTCCCCGGAGGCCAGCGCCTGCTCCAGCCGCTCGCCGAACGCGGCGGCCGGCTTCTCCACCTCGTCCGCGGACACCCCGACCGGCAGGTCCCAGACCGGGACGACCAGCCCGTGCGCCCTGAACGAGCCCACCAGGCGGGTGCCTTCGCCCAGCGAGGACTCCCCTGCGGCGTGCAGCCGGGCCAGCGCGTCGAGCAGCTTCTCCTCGGGGTGCGGCATGACCCAGCGCAGGTGGTTCTTCTCCGGCGTCTCGCACCAGTACGCGGCGTCGACGCCGGTCAGCCGTACGGTCGGGATCGCGGCCGCGTTCGCCCGCTCCAGGGACGCGGCGACCTCGCCGGTGGCGTCCACCGCGTCCTGCGCGCTGCCCAGCCAGAACTCGAAGCCGGTGTGCACGACGGGCGTGAACGGCGCGTCCAGGTCCAGGAGATCCTGCATCCGCGGCCCGTCCGCAGCCGGGCGGGTGCCCTCCACCGGCGATCCGGGGTTGGCGGAAAGCGCACGGGTGAGGGTGTCGGCCAGCGCCCGGCTCATGTCGCCCGACGCCGTGTCGTTCTGCAGCCCGAGCAGCACCGCGCCGGTGTCACGGCGCAGCCCCGGCCAGGCCATCGGCAGCACGGTGGCCAGCGTCACGGAGGGAACTCCCTCCGGCAGGCCACCTTTCAGGGTGAGTTCGACGGTCGCGGCCGGCACCAGCTCGCGCAGCGCCACCCAGTCGCACTCGCCCGGCAGCCCCTCGAACGGCCGCCGCACCAGCTCCGTCACCGCGTGCGCCGCCTCCCGGCCGTGGCACGCCTTGTACCGCCGCCCCGACCCGCAGGGGCACGGCTCGCGCGCTCCGACGACCGGGATCTCCCCGTCGGTGATCTGCGGGGTGCTTGCCTTGGTCGTCTTCGTCGGGCGCTTCTTGGCCATGGCTCGATCTCTCCCGGTAACGGCGGTGTTCCGGCGAGAGCCTAGCGCTCAACCCGTCAGCGGAAGGCCTGCGCGACACCTAGGTGACGCCCGCGCGCCGACTACCCGAGGTCCTCGAAGGGATCCGCGAAGTCGATCGGCACGTCGATCCGCGGCGCGAGATCGTCCCGCCGCGCGTGTCTGCCGCGCACCGCGAGCATCGCCCACACCGTCACCTCGCCGGGCGCGTCCCGCACGCCCCAGGCCATCGACAGGCTGCGTACGATGCCGAGCCCACGCCCGCCGCGAGCGGTCAGCGACGGACTGGCCGGCATCGGCCGGGTGGGCCCGCCGCCGTCCGTGACCTCGACCGTGAGCAGACTGTCCGTACCGAGCCGCCAGGACGCGCGGATACCGCTGCCGGGCGACATCCCGTCGTCCTCGAAGTCCGCGCCGAGCGCGCGCGCGTGCCTGCACGAGTTGCTGAGCAGCTCGGACAGGATCAGCACCGCGTCGTCGATCACCGTGTCCGGAACCCCGTGCGAACAGAGTTCCTTGCGCAGCTTCCGCCGCGCTTCAGCGACGCCCGTCGGACCATGGGGCAGGGCCATGGTCGAGGACGTCGGCACCTCCTGGGCCACCACCAGAGCCACCCCCGAGACCTCCTTCACCCCACGCCACGGGATGGATGCCCCCCTGGTCCGTACCGGAAACCGGCCGACAGCGATCTCTTGGGGCACTCACAACGGTCGAACACGGTCCGAACGCGCCGGTGCACACCCTGTGCGCGTCGGTGAGCTCACCGAGGCTCACCGGCCCAGTTGTGCGAGTACCTGCTTCGGCCGATTGGTGATGATCGCGTCCACCCCGAGCTCCACGCACAGCTCGACGTCCTCCGGTTCGTTCACCGTCCACACGTGCACCTGGTGCCCGGCCCGCTTCAGCCGCGCCACGTAGCCGGGGTTGGCCCGCAGGATCCGGATGCCGGGCCCGGCGATCCTCACCCCGGCCGGCAGCCGGCCGTCGCGGTGCCTGGGCAGCACGTACTGCATGAGGAAGACGGTCGGCACGCCGGGCGTGGCCAGGCGCACCCTGCGCAGCGAGCGTGAGGAGAAGCTCATCACCCGTACGCGTGAGGGCTCGCCCGGCGGCGGCCCGGCCAGCCCGAAGCGGCCGAGGGTCTCCAGCAGCCGGTCCTCGACCTGGCCCGCCCAGCGCGTGGGGTGCTTGGTCTCGATCGCCAGCTCGATGCGGCGGTCGGTGTCCGCGACGAGCTGCAGCAGCCGTTCCAGGGTCAGTACGCGGCTGAGCTCCTCCGGGTCCGTGTCGAACAGGTCGGGCTCCTCGGCGTCCGCGTGCTGGCCCTTCCAGGAGCCGAAGTCGAGCGTGGCGAGATCGGCCAGCTCCATCGCGGACACGGCGCCCCGGCCGTTGGACGTACGGTTCACGCGCCGGTCGTGCACACACACGAGCGTGCCGTCGGCGGTGAGACGCACATCGCATTCGAGCGCGTCGGCGCCGTCCTCGATGGCCTTGCGGTAGGCCGCGAGCGTATGTTCCGGGACATCCTCCGAGGCTCCACGGTGGGCGACGACCTGGATCGGAGTGCCGGAATCATAAGTCACCGGGCTATCGTGCCATCGCCGGTCCGTCGGGCGTTTACGGCGGTCTGACGCCCGATGGGAAAAGCTGTGTTCAGCCTGTCGGTCATTACTTCCGTCTTGAGTTCCGTCTTACCCCGAGGAGAACAGCTGTGAGCACCGAGAACGAGGTCGGCCCGGCTCCGGCTGCGAGTGAGTCGCCCGCGCCTTCCGTTACGGATGCGGCGGAGCCGCAGACGGCCCAGCTGCCCGCCGTACCGCCGACTCCTCCCATCGCGCCCCCGGCGCCCCCGGTGGCCCCCGCGGTTCCGTCGTCGGCCCCGGTGCCGGCCGCTGTCGCCACGGCCGAGCCGCCCACCCCGCCCGCGTACGGCCCCCCGGCCGCTCCCGCTGCACCTGCCGCCCCTGCCGCCTTCGGCGCCGAGGCCCCGCCCGCCCAGCCCGTGTACGGCGCTCCCGCCCCGCTGCCGGCCTCCCCCGGCGGACCGGAAGGGCCCGTCTGGGGCGCCCCGGTCCCGGGCGCGCCGGCCCCCGCGCCGAAGAAGTCCGGCAACGGCGGGCTCGTCGCCGCTGTCCTGGTCGCGGCGCTCCTCGCGGGCGGCGTAGGCGGCGGCGTCGGCTACTGGGCCGCCGACCGCAACAGCGACAACGCGTCCAGCTCCACCACCGTCACCACCTCCGGCAGCTCCAAGGACCTCAGCCGCGCCTCCACCTCGGTCGCGGCCATCGCCAAGAAGGCCCTCCCCAGCGTCGTGACCATCGAGGCCACCGGCAGCTCCGAGAGCGGCACCGGCACCGGCTTCGTCTTCGACAAGCAGGGCCACATCCTCACCAACAACCACGTCGTCGCCCCCGCCGCCGACGGCGGCAAGCTCACCGCGACCTTCTCCGACGGCAAGAAGTACACCGCCGAGGTCGTCGGCCGCGCCTCCGGCTACGACGTCGCCGTCATCAAGCTCAAGGGCATCAGCGCCGACAAGCTCACCCCCCTCGCCCTCGGCGACTCCGACGCCACCGCCGTCGGCGACGCCACCATCGCCATCGGCGCCCCCTTCGGCCTCTCCGGCACCGTCACCACCGGCATCGTCAGCGCCATGCACCGCCCCGTCGCCTCCAGCGACGGCACCGGCTCCAGCGCCTCGTACATGTCCGCCATACAGACCGACGCCTCCATCAACCCGGGCAACTCCGGCGGCCCCCTCCTCAACGGCCAGGGCGCCGTCATCGGCATCGACTCCGCCATCCAGTCCACCGGCAGCTCGGACAGCACCACCCAGTCCGGCAGCATCGGCCTCGGCTTCGCCATCCCCATCAACCAGGCCAAGCGCGTGGCCCAGGACCTCATCAAGACCGGCCAGCCGGTCTACCCGGTCATCGGCGTCTCCGTCGACTCCTCCTACACCGGCGAGGGCGCCAAGATCTCCACCGGCACCGACGCCATCACCTCCGGCGGCCCCGCCGCCGCCGCGGGTCTCCAGGCCGGCGACATCATCACCAAGTTCGACGACGCCGTCATCGACTCCTCCCCCACCCTCATCGCCGAGATCTGGCAGCACGAGCCCGGCGAAAAGGTCACCCTCACCTACACCCGCTCCGGCCAGTCCCACACCGTCTCCCTCACCCTCGGCGAGCGCAAGGGCGACAGCACCAGCTGATCCCTCGCAGCCCCCTCCCCCGACCCGTTAGGCTGTCCCCGCGTCACCCCAGGTGGGCGACGCGGGGTGGGTTGCCCGAGCGGCCTAAGGGAACGGTCTTGAAAACCGTCGTGGCGCGAGTCACCGTGGGTTCAAATCCCACACCCACCGCATGCAGGTCAGCGTAGGTGCTGGTCAGAAGGGGTGCCTCTCGATGAGAGGCACCCCTTCCGCGTTGAGCCTGTCTCACCCCGTATCGCCGGTATCCCACTGTTGACCAGGGCGTACGGCCAACCTGTGGCCAGCTTTCAGGGCGTCTGCGGGTCGTCCTCCTGGTCGGCAAAGCCCTTGTCGATCAGGTCGTTCATCCGGTCTTCCTCGCCGTCCAGCACCTTCGCGTAGTAGCGCTGGAGTACCGCGATGCTCTGGCCGGCCCGGCGGGCGGTCTCGGCGAGGCTCACCCCTGAGCGCAGCCAGAAGGACACACAGGCGTGCCGGAGGTCGTACGGAATGAACGCGAGCGGTGAGGCGACCTGAGCCGGTGTGAGCGCGGTTCGGCGTGCTTCCTTCCACACCGCGCCGTACTCCTGCGATCGGACGGGCCCGCCCCGGACGGCGCGGAACAGACGGCCGTCGTCGCCGGTGCCGAACTGCTCGATGTGCTCGCGCAGCAGCAGTACCAGGGCGGGCGGGATCGGTACCCGGCGCACGGTCCGGCGGGCGCGGTGCTTCAGCCCCCGTTCCTCGTACGGCTTCCCGTCGTCGGTCCATCCTGAACCGACCTGTGGGCGGGCCCCGGAGAGGTCCACACGGCCCCATCCGGTCTCGGGAAGCGTGCACTGCTCGACACTGAGCACGGAGACTTCCTCCGGCCGCATGGCCGCGTAGTACATGCACCCGAAGAACGCTGACAGGTGCGCGCCGCGCCGCCCCTGGCCGCGCACGGCCTTGAGCAGCGCGCTTGCTTGGGCGGGCGTGGCCACGCTGCGTTCGTCCAGCTCTTCCACGGCCTTGGGGATCTCCCAGTGGACGCGACTGAGCGGGTTGCTCGGCAACAACTCCTTTTCCACAGCCAGGCGCAGGCAGTTGCTCAGTACCGCCCGGCGCCGCCTGATCGTGTTCGGGGCAGCAGCCTTTCCATCCTTCTTCCGCGCCAGCTCATCAAGGACCGTGCGCATCTTCTTCGCGCTGTCCAGATCCACGACCGCCGGCGCGTGCTTTTCGGCCCACGCCAGTGCCTGAGCTTCGGCGTCCGGCGGGTCCTCCTTGTGCCTGCCGGCGTTGAATGCCCACTGGTAGAGAGCGCGTCGCAGCAGTTCCCCATCCGGTCGGCCCTTGCCGTCCGGGCAGAGCGCCATGGTCGCGATGGTCAAGCTCTCCGCGATGCTCGCGCGGTGCTTCGCGGCGGCCGTAGGCCACTTCATGGCCGCGTGGTCCCGTGCGTGGGCGTACCAGGACGTTCGGTTGAGCTGGCGAAGCTCGGAGACGGGTAGCCCTGTCTCCGTGTCGAACGCCTCGCCGCTTCGGGCCGCCGTCACCAATTGTGCTCGGCGTGCGTCGGCGAGGGTCTTGGTCAGGAAAGGCGCTTGGTGAACCTTGCCGCCGACAGTCCAACGGAGTTGGAAAGGGGCGCTCTTGCTCGCGCGGCGACGGATGTTCCACACGCGCACGTCGTAGCTGTGCATGCATCTCTCCTTCATGCCGAAGGGGCCCGCCATATCGGCGGGCCCCTTCGGGTTGGTGCTTCGGATCAGGCGGCTTCTTCGCAGCGGTCCCACCAGGCATCAAGGTCCGCCCGACGCACGCGGAGCTGTCCGTTGGGGAGCTTGTGGAGCTTCGGTGCCTTGCCTCGTGCGCGCATGCGGTAGAAGGCGGCGCGGCTCATTTCGATCTCTTCGAGGACTTCACGGAGTTTGAGCGGGCGGGCCATGACTGCTACTCCTCGGCTCGGTCTTCT is part of the Streptomyces sp. NBC_01262 genome and harbors:
- a CDS encoding DUF5926 family protein, with the protein product MAKKRPTKTTKASTPQITDGEIPVVGAREPCPCGSGRRYKACHGREAAHAVTELVRRPFEGLPGECDWVALRELVPAATVELTLKGGLPEGVPSVTLATVLPMAWPGLRRDTGAVLLGLQNDTASGDMSRALADTLTRALSANPGSPVEGTRPAADGPRMQDLLDLDAPFTPVVHTGFEFWLGSAQDAVDATGEVAASLERANAAAIPTVRLTGVDAAYWCETPEKNHLRWVMPHPEEKLLDALARLHAAGESSLGEGTRLVGSFRAHGLVVPVWDLPVGVSADEVEKPAAAFGERLEQALASGEPLTADERRARSGFTNRQITLS
- a CDS encoding ATP-binding protein; protein product: MALVVAQEVPTSSTMALPHGPTGVAEARRKLRKELCSHGVPDTVIDDAVLILSELLSNSCRHARALGADFEDDGMSPGSGIRASWRLGTDSLLTVEVTDGGGPTRPMPASPSLTARGGRGLGIVRSLSMAWGVRDAPGEVTVWAMLAVRGRHARRDDLAPRIDVPIDFADPFEDLG
- a CDS encoding aminopeptidase P family protein yields the protein MAEERAPENPEGDEPIKKRKNGLYPAVSDELAEVMKSGWADTELHDLQPVEQAPYAAKRRAALSARFPGERLVIPAGNLKTRANDTEYAFRPSTEYAHLTGDRTQDAVLVLEPRADGGHDATAYLLPRSSRENGEFWLDGQGELWTGRRNSLAEGERLLGLPCRDVRKAADELREKSGAVRVVRGHDAGVEAALHDKVTAERDAELKEFLSELRLVKDDWEVGELQKAVDSTVRGFEDVVRVLDKAEATSERYIEGTFFLRARIEGNDIGYGSICAAGPHATTLHWVRNDGPVRAGELLLLDAGVETHTLYTADVTRTLPINGRFTDIQRKIYDAVHESQQAGIDAVKPGAAYRDFHDAAQRVLAEKLVEWGLLDGPVERVLELALQRRWTLHGTGHMLGLDVHDCAAARTETYVDGTLEPGMVLTVEPGLYFQSDDLTVPEEYRGIGVRIEDDILVTADGNRNLSAGLPRRSEDIEAWMAGLKA
- a CDS encoding ATP-binding protein, whose protein sequence is MSIWWSLHLRREAASVPLARRLLLGTMETAGVDPDISYDLSVALSEACANAVEHAAEGEYSVTARIDGDRCRIEVADSGPGFTHGAYGAAHAIPPYGGARRVRPLSKKDHTAEHGRGLFLIEALVDHVHFHNRPGHGAVVSFDKILKWRDDSLLKAS
- a CDS encoding bifunctional DNA primase/polymerase, with protein sequence MREILGKRRKGGTELLRAALTCAEQWQWPVVPGAGYDPDGGRRNPAERDCACLRPDCPVPGVHPHDPGLLAATHDPRMVRWWWSSRPDMPLVLATGGPVSAVSLPLAAGTRALEVFDKLGVRVGPVVATPTRIALLVAPYALEELGELLDRQEWVPTSLRYHGQGGYVVLPPSPVGAGKARWVRAPMVDAGARAPWLPGVAVVINTLVQAGTTEPDGTRLTY
- a CDS encoding PP2C family protein-serine/threonine phosphatase, yielding MTAAHLPKVAGIDPLIPTSAHTPAPVAPTPEQQTHHGDFRPVDQLAAVQDRLACWISDLTMLHELTERLTQTNNLDDALRELLRAGGTLLGARRGLVVLEPADGLGPDSSVGLGLGRADLGTIETVPVPPAGALAQAGEGTAQGAPEPAGEVIHADLLHESGLDPRHREVAAHLGFGASYSLPLTAGAGEPLGSAVWFYDEPAQPVERQRHLASLYCRHATAHLARLVELTRARTTVATLRDELLPARLPRVPGVRLAVRHRTGPRGGGDWYDALPLPEGALGLAVGGVTGSGPSAVAAMGRLRASLRAYAVMEGEDPVAVLSDLELLLRLTEPARSATALFGYAEPELRKILLAGAGHCPPLVVGARRVEFLETSLSAPLGMLSCWEAPSAEFEARAGETLLLYTDGLLHRTGEPMDRALARLHAAANAAPRPALDDPAVLVDHILRTVLPDGLDEADSPEDVVLLAARFE